Within the Clostridium scatologenes genome, the region TGTGACAAGTTATGATAAAGCAGAAACCATAATGCATACTAATTTATGTTCTTATGTTAAGGGTGTAGTAGAAGATGTGATTATTAATGATTATGAAGGGATAATATTAACTAGCTGCTGTGACAGCACCAGAAGGCTTTATGATACATTAAAAGATAATTTCCAAGACAAATTTATTTATATATTGGATTTACCAAGAAAAGTGAATGAAGAAGCTATAAAAATTTATGAAGATACAGTTAAAGAAATGATATATGATTATGAAAGATTTAGCGGGAAAAGCTTTGATGAGAAAAAACTTAAAGAAGTATGTGATTCTTTAAAGATACCATCTATTAAGACTTCAAAAGGGTTAAATATAGGATTAATGGGTGCAAGGTGTAATGATGGGATAATTGAATTAGTTAAGAAATATGATGCTAATGTATTATTTAATATTTCATGCACTGGAGATGAACGTAAATACAACTTAAAAGGTGAAAATATATATCATGAATATATAAAAGAATTGTTAAGCAAATTTCCATGTCTGCATATGACAGATATTAGTGAAAGAAATAATTTTCTTGAGAATCAAAAGGAAAATTTAGATGGAATCATTTATCATACGGTTAAGTTCTGTGATATTTATGCTTATGAATATGCAGATATTAAAGAAAATTATGATGTTCCTTTATTAAAAGTAGAAACAGATTATACTAAGCAGTGTGAAGGACAAATAAAAACAAGAGTTGAGGCTTTTATTGAGGCATTAAATGCAAAGAATGAAATAGGTGATAATGTTATGGAAAAAAATATTAAAAAAAATTATGAAAAGAAAAAATATGTAATGGGAATTGATAGTGGTTCAACATCAACTAATGCTGTTATTTTAAACAATGATAAGAAAATTGTGGCTTATACGGTAGTAAGAACTGGGGCTAAAAGCAGCGAGAGTGCTAAAAAAGCCTTAGATGAAGTGTTAAAAAAGGCTGGATTAGATAGGGAAGAGCTTTCGTTAATTGTATCTACAGGTTATGGAAGAGTTAGTATAGATTTTGCAGATAAGGAAGTAACAGAGATAAGTTGCCATGGAAAAGGTGCTCACTACATAAATCCTAAAATCAGAACAATAATAGATATTGGTGGTCAAGACAGTAAGGTTATTAAATTAAATGAAAAAGGTGAAGTAATTGATTTTGTAATGAATGATAAGTGTGCTGCAGGGACAGGAAGATTTTTAGAAATGATGGCTAGGACACTAGAAATAGATATAAAAGATATGGGACCAGAATCTTTAAAATGGAAAGAGGATATAAAAATAAGCAGTATGTGTTCTGTTTTTGCTGAGTCAGAAGTGATTTCGCTTATTGCACAAAATAAAGAAAAAGCAGATATTATCCATGCTTTAAATCAATCTATATCCAGTAAAACTAATGCTCTGCTTGGAAGAGTAGGGAGAGAAAGTGAATTTATGATGACAGGAGGAGTAGCTCAGAATATAGGAGTTGTAAAAGCTTTAGAGGAAAAAATAGGGGGGGAATTATTTATTTCAGATGAGCCAGAAATAGTTGGAGCAATTGGAGCAGCGTTATTTGGATTTGAGGATATTTACTAATAATTAATACTAAAAAGTTTATTTTTACGCAAAAAACTGTCACACTAATTATTTTAGTGCGACAGCCCTCTATTTCAGAATTAATCTTATGCAGGTAATTCATTATTTTTATTGTACTTGGATCTATCATGGACATTCCATGTAAAGGCTAAAAATACTATAGAAAGTACACATGAGGCTAAAATTAGCATAAATCCACCATTCCAGCTAAACTTGTCTACTACTATACCCATTACTATTTCAGCTGCAACTTGTCCACCCATATATCCAAATAGACCTGTAAATCCTGCAGCAGTACCACCAGCTTTCTTAGGTACCATATCCAATGCGCTTACACCTATAAGCATAACTGGTCCGTATATTAATGCACCTATAACTGCTAGTGTAATATTTATTACGACAAGGCTAGTACTGTGAGAATAAATAAATACACCAAAAGTAACACCAATCATACAAATTATACCTATTGGAGCACGACGGCCGCTGAAAAATCTATCACTTATCCAACCTACTATTATAGTTCCTGGAATGGCTGCATATTCATAGATTTGAAAAGCAATAGCAGTATCTTTAGGAGAAAAATGTCTTGCTTCTTGTAAATAAGTTGGAACCCAGTTTATAATTCCATATCTAACAAGATATACAAAAACATTTGCAAGAGCAATATACCATAAATATTTATTATTTAATACATACTTAAACAATATTTCTTTACCAGTCATTTCTCTTTCTCTATCTTCAACATTTACTTCTGGATAGTCATTTTTATATTCCTCAATTGGAGGAAGTCCAACAGATTGTGGAGTATCTTTAGCAAATATTATGTACAATAAACCACCCACGATTGCTATTAAACCTGGTAAATAAAATAATCCTTTCCAGTCTCCAAATATTGAAACACCAGCTAATGCAATAACGGCTATGAATCCACCACCAACATTATGTGCAGTATTCCATATAGACATTTTAACACCACGCTCTCCATCAGAGAACCAGTGAGTCATTGTTCTTCCACATGGAGGCCAGCCCATTCCTTGAAACCATCCATTTAGGAACATTAATGCAAATAAAAGAGTTATGCCTTTTGTAATTGGAAAAAATAAATTTACAATTCCTGAAAGTATCAATCCTGCAGCCAAGAAATATCTTGGATTTGATCTATCTGATAAATTACCCATTACAAATTTACTTATACCATAGGCGAGTCCAAGTGCTGAGGCTACAAGTCCAAGTTCTGTTTTAGTAAAGCCTTGATGTATCAAATAAGCTTTAGCTAATGAAAAATTACTTCTAACGAAATAGTAAAGCATATAACCTAAATAGATACTTAAAAACACCTGTATTCTGTATCTTTTATAAGTTGAATCGATTTTTTCTTCTGGCAGCCTACTAATATGAGGTGCAGGTTTAAAAATTTCAAACATTTAAAAATTCCCCCTTGATTATGCAATATATTTGAAACTCTAATTTTAGAGTTTTTTTACTTTTCATAATGTAGACATTGATTAAATAATGTATTCATCTTCTTCATCAAGTTTTTCTCTATCATGAAGATTCCAAGTTAGTGCAAGGAATAATGTTCCTAAAACACAGGCACAAATGAGCATTAAGAATACTAAATTCCAGCCATTATACTTAAGTATTACACCTATTAACCAATCGCCTAGGGCTGTGCCAAATAAATAGCCAAATAGACCTGTGAAGCCTGCAGCTGTACCAGCAGCTTTTTTAGGCACTATGTCTATAGCTGCAATTCCAACAAGAACTACTGGAACATAAATGAGGCATCCTATTAGTATTAAGGCTATAACATCAACGCTGTAATTATTTTCTGGATTCATCCAATAAAGTAATATGGCTAATGTTACAAAAGTCATACAAATAGTTGAAATTGGTCCTCTTCTGCCTTTAAAGTATTTATCACTTAACCAACCTGAAACTAATATTCCCGGTATGCCAGCATATTCGTATAGAGAATAGCATCTTTGTGAAAGCCATTGAGGAGCTCCTTTTACTGTAGTAAGATAAAATGTACACCAATCAAGAACTCCATAGCGTACCATGTATACAAATATATTTGCTATAGCTAAATACCATAAAAATTTATTATTTAATACATACTTAAACAATATTTCATTTGCTTGTAGTTCTCTTTCTCTATCATCTACATTTATTTCAGGATAATCACTTTTATATTCTTCAATAGGTGGCAATCCACAAGATTGAGGTGTGTCTCTCAAAAATATAAGGCAAGCTATACTTATAAATATGCAAATAACAGCAGGGAAATAAAATAAGCTTTTCCAATTACCAAAAATAATTATTCCAATACTGGATATAGTGGCTAAAATGCCTCCACCAAAATTATGAGATACATTCCATATGGACATTTTCATACCTCTTTCTCCATCTGAAAACCAATGAGACATTACTCGTCCACAAGCTGGCCATCCCATTCCTTGAAACCAACCATTGATAAACATAAGAAAAATTATTAAGTTTATGTTTGTTGTAGTTCCTATTAAAATACTTATAATACTAGACAATATAAGGCCTAGAGGAAAAAATAATCTAGCATTACTTCTATCTGAAACAACTCCCATAAAAAATTTACTTAGTCCATAACTAAAAGGTAAAATTGAGGCAGCAAATCCTAATTTTGCAGTATCTAAACCTTCACTTTCTAAATATGGCATTGCTAGTATAAAATTTTTTCTTACAAAATAATAGGCTGCATATCCAATAAATATAGTTATAAGCACTTGAAATCGTAGTTTTTTGTATTCTTTGTCTATATTTTTTCCTGATAAATAAGTTTTTGCACTTGATGGTTTTAAAAAATTAATCATATCTCAACTAACTCCCAATCAATAATATTTTAATGATTAAAACCATATATAATTTTATTAACATTGTTAACATTATATATGATTTAATATTCATTGTCAACGTTTTCTTTATTTGCTATAAAAGCTATTATTTGTTTAAATAACTTCTAATTTGTTTAAAGGAAGTTGTATAATAAATTCACTACCCTTGTTTAATTCACTATTTAAATATATACTGCCATCCAATTCTGAAACTATATGTTTTACAATAGCTAATCCAAGTCCTGTTCCTCCTTCACTGCGGCTTCTAGATTTATCTACTCTGTAAAATCTCTCAAAAACTCTTGATATATCTTCTTCTGGTATACCAACACCATTATCCTTTACAATAATAAAAGCATTATCTCCTTTTATGTATGCTAAAACATTAATGTGTCCTTCTGGCTGTGTATATTTTATTGCATTATCTATAAGATTCATTATAGCTTGTTTAAACCAATCTTTGCTTTTTACATATAGTGTGAAATTTCTATCTATAATTAAATTTATACATATGCTCTTTTTATTCGCTGAAGGAGTTAACATATATAATATGTCATCTAGCTCTTTATATATATTTACTTCTTCTAGATCGTTTGAAGAAGACTTATTTTCTAGATGAGAAAGTAAAAGTATATCTTCTATGAGCCTTTTTAATCTTTCTACTTCTTCAGATATAATTCCTAGAAATCTTTGTCTTTTTTCTTTATCTTCTCCTGCTTTCTTTTTTAAAGTGTCTACAAAACCAATTATAGTAGTTAGTGGTGTCTTTAATTCATGAGAAACGTTAGCCACAAATTCACTTCTCATCTTTTCAAGATGCTTAATTTCTGAAATATCTTGTAAAATAATTACTATACCTTTTTCATATACTAAATTTTCAACATCATAATCTATTAATTTAGTATATACTTTATATATTTTATCATCATTATCTCTTAGACTTAACTCTTCCTCTTTATGTACATTATTATCAAAGGTTGCTTCAATTAAATTATAGAGTTTTTGGGATTCTATACTACTTTTTAAGTTATCTCCTATGTTTAAGTTTTTATCTAATCTTAGTATTCTTATAACTGCAGGATTTGAAAGTATTATATTCCAGTTGATATCTATTACTAATATGCCATAGGTTATACTATTTAAAATTGAATTTAATTCCAAGTTTCTGTAGTTTAATTGTGATACTACATTATTTATTTTAGAAGACATGTTGTTAAAGCTATTTGCAAGCTCTTCAAGTTCATCTTTTGTATTAATTCTTACCTTGTGGTTAAATTTACCATTAGATATTTTCTTGGCTGCATTATTCAATTTTTGCAGTGGATTCATCATATTGTCTAAAAAAAAGCATCCAATTACTACTGCTACAATGACCCCTATAAGTATAGAAATTAAAGTACAGCTCAAGAATACCTTATTAAGGTTATCAAAACCCTTAAGGGACATTCCAAGTCGTACTATAACTTTGTTATCATATATTTTTACAGGACTTAATGCTACATAAATAAATCTCTCTCCTTTAATTTTGCTGTATCTATCACTAACTGCAGTTTTACCATGTAGACAATTTTGTATTTCTGGTTTGTTAATTTGATTTTCAAGCATTAAGCTTCCACTAGAATCAGCTAGAATATAACCTTTATCATTTATAAAAGATATTTCCGCATTGGTTTGAGAAGAAAACTTTTGAGCCATAGCCATATAGTCAATGTTAGTTTTTTCATCTACCAAATTTAAAAGAGTAGTAGTAATCAAATTTCCATTACTAACGAGTTTATCTTGAATATTCTTGACATAGTAGGTTCTTACGAAACTCAAACACAATGCTCCTGTAATTAAAGAACCAACCATAACCAAAATAATATAAGTAATGAATAGCTTCCTTCTCATTAAATCACCTATTTCTAATATGATATTTAAATTGTTATATATTATTTAATCATGTATCCAAGGCCTCTTACTGTTTCGATATATTTAGGAAATTTATCATTATCTTCTAATTTTTTTCTTAATTTTCTTATATGTACGTCTAATGTTCTTGAATCACCTAAATTACCACATCCCCATACTTCGCTTAATAAAACTTCTCTTGAAACTAAATTTCCTTTATTTTTAGCCAAGGTTTGTAATAACTTAAATTCTCTTAAAGTAAGTTCGATAACTGTTCCTTTCTTTTTTACTTCATATTTATCAGTGTCAATTTCTATATCACCTACTTGTATAATATCGTTATTTGTACTAGAACCAGATATCATATCTGATCTTCTAAGTACAGCATCAATTCTAGCTAATAATTCATTTATTCCAAAAGGCTTAGTTATATAATCATCTGCACCTAGTTTCAAACCTCGGACTTTATCATTTTCCTCTCTTTTTACTGTAAGCATTATTATGGGTATCTTTTTAGTTTCTTTATCATTTCGTATTCTTTTGCAAACTTCAAATCCATTAATTCCTGGTATCATAATATCTAGCAGTATAATATCGGGAAGTTCTTTTTTAGCAAGTGCTACTGCATCTAAGCCATTATGACAACACACTACATTAAAATTTTCTTCAAGATTTACTGAAATGAGTTCTGTTATATTAATTTCATCATCTACTATTAGTACTTTTCCTGTTTTCATAAAAAATCACCTTCAATCAAATATCAATATACATTCTACAGTATATACTAAAGATTTTAATGTTTCCATATTTTTTATTATCACTGTTCAGGTTTATTCTACATATTATACACCAAGAAGTTATTAGGGGGGAATAAAGATGAGCAGAAATCGTATGAGTAGTTCAGTTAATATAGATAATGAAAAAGTTGAACCAGTAGAGAAGGTAGAAAAAGAAAAAGAAAAAGTGGATCAGTGTGAAGGTAAGATAAAGACTGTTGAAGAATATCTTAATGCTATAGATAGTGTTTATAAAAAATTCTGGGGAGAAGTTCAGAATGATAGCACAATTAAATATAACTCCAAAATATGGTATAGGGGTGTTAGAGATCAGGATTATGATATGTTGCCTTCTATTTCTAGAAATGATTTGAATGTTAATTATGAGACAATATTTTTATCAAAGTTTAAATCAAAAGCAATACCTTATTTAGGACAATCACCATCATATCCTTTTTCAGAAGGACTTACTGGTTATTGGGACTGGATGTTTTTAATGCAACATTATGGTGTACCTACAAGACTTATGGATTGGTCTGAGGATGCATTAGTTGCACTTATTTTTGCTATTAATTTAGATGCAACACCCAAAGAATTGGCTAAAGATCCTGCAGTTTGGTGTTTGAATCCAATTAAATTAAATGAAGCTTTTAAGTTTAATAATCTCTATCCTTTAGGATATATTCCTAATGTAGAGGAAAAAGAAGTATATGAGATGTTTGGACCAGAACAAAGTGGATTTGTTAATAGAAAGCCTTGTGCAGTGTATGGGCCTTTGAATAGTCCAAGAATTGTAGCTCAGAAAGGAGTATTTACAATTTTTCCATATACCAATAATATGACTGAGTTTGATAAACTTCCAGATAGTTCTGATTATATGGAGGAACTTATAATATGCAAAGATTCAAGAGAAGATATTACAGAACAACTTAGAAAATATGGGATAAACTATGCTCAATTATTTCCTGAAATTGAATATGTTTCAAAGGAAATATTTGAAGAGGGATATTAGGATTAAATTTATGAACTAATTCAAGCATTCTATTTTTTACAAGATTATTATAAACTGGAACGAAAAAGAGAAAAATAATATCAATGCTTAAAGAAATTTTGTCCAAAGATGTTTTTTAATATATTGATTAAAAAGTTATAAAATGTCAATATGTGATATTTTGTGGCTTTACTTTTTTCAATTTATAAATTATAATATAGTTAAATTATTAAAAAGCTATGAGAGGAAAGAAGTAGGTCAGTTTCATGTTAGTAAGAGAGTATCTGGTTGGTGAGAAGATGCAAATGCACTGATTCGAAATACATCCTGGAGCTGCTACCTGAATTATAGTAAGGTTTGACGGAGACGCCCGATATAGCGTGAGAGTGTGATTGCACTCAGTGAGGGAAATTCTGTGAGGAATTTCTAAGTCAGAGGTGGTACCGCAATTTTTGCCTTCTGTTCCAATTGGAACAGAAGGCTTTTTTATTAAGCAGACATCCAAAATATATGATTTTGAGATGATCGCTTACTCATCCGACGTAAGGAGGAGGAGTATTATTTATTAAATAGATAGGAGTTGTTACAATGAAAATTTATGATGAACTAGTAGCTCGTGGTTTGATTGCCCAGGTTACTGACGAAGATGAAATTAAAGAGCTTATTAATAATGGTAAAGGAATTTTTTATATTGGTTTTGATCCAACTGCTGACTCTTTGCACGCAGGTCATTTCATGGCTCTTTGCCTTATGAAACGATTACAAATGGCTGGGAATAAACCTATAGTTCTTTTAGGTGGCGGAACTGGCCATGTAGGGGACCCGTCTGGACGTACTGATTTGCGTACTATGATGACACCTGAAATAATTCAGCATAATTGTGATTGTTTTAAAAAACAGATGGAAAGATTTATTGAATTTGGTGATGACAAGGCAATCATGCTTAACAATGCAGAATGGCTTTTAAAATTGAATTACATTGAAGTGCTTCGTGAAGTAGGAGTTTGGTTTTCTGTAAATAATATGTTACGTGCAGAATGCTATAAGCAGAGGCTGGAAAAGGGTTTGTCTTTTTTAGAATTTAATTATATGATTATGCAGTCCTATGATTTTTATCATCTTCACAAAAATTATGGCTGTAATATGCAGCTTGGTGGTGATGATCAATGGTCTAATATGTTGGGTGGTACTAAACTTATTCACAATAAGTTAGGTGAAGATGCATATGCTATGACAATTACATTGCTTATGAATTCTGAAGGTAAAAAAATGGGAAAAACTGCAAATGGTGCTGTATGGCTTGATCCTAATAAAACATCACCTTTTGAATTCTTCCAGTATTGGCGTAATATTGCTGATGATGATGTTCTCAAGTGCATACGTATGCTTACTTTCTTGCCACTTGAACAGATTGATAAAATGGACAAATGGGAAGGAAGTAAGTTGAATGAGGCCAAGGAAATATTGGCATATGAATTGACTAAGCTTGTTCATGGTGAAGAAGAAGCGGAAAAGGCAAAAAGTGCTTCTCATGCTCTTTTTGCAGGTGGTATAGATGATTCTAATATGCCAACTACTGAAATTTCAGATGACCAATTAAATGATGGTATTATTAGTATTTTAGATTTAATGGTAGCTTGTGATTTAACTGCATCTAAGAGTGAAGCAAGGCGTGTAGTTCAGCAGGGTGGTGTATTTGTTGATGATGATAAAGTTAAATCCATTGAATGTAATGTTACTTTAGAACAATTAAAAAATGGTGTTAAAATACGTAAAGGAAAAAAGACTTACCATAAGGCGTTGATAAAGTAAAGGATATGTAATTATTAGTCTGTGTTTAATTTAACACAGGCTTTCTTTTAAAAATTACATATTGACGATCAAAGAATATAAATATATAATATAATGAATAAATGAACATTTATTTATTAATTAAAATTGGAGGTGATTTGTATGGCAAGAATTGCAGATCCTGAAAAAATGGATAGTATTAAGAGGGCAGTTATGGAATGTGTAATAGATTATGGGTATGCAGGAGTATCTACTGCTTTAATCTGTAAAAAAGCAGGTGTTTCACCAGGGTATCTATATAGATATTATAAAAGTAAGGAAGAATTAATACGGGAATTAGTGGATTTAGAGATGGAAAAAATAACTAAAAATCTTATATCAGACATAGAATCTTCTAGCACATTGTACGAAGTTGGATATAAAATAATAAAAAAATTATTTTTGAGAGCAAATGAAGATCCTATGATAGCAAAGTTTACATCTACAGTTGTTATGGATTTAAAAATACCAGCAGGAGGAAGATCAGATAATTTTAAAGAAGTTTTTGAATTAGCAGAAAGGTGTATTAAATTAGGTAAGAAAACAGGAGAAATTAATCGTAATATAACTCCAATAGAAGTATTAGTTGTTTCTTTTACAATTCCATTTAGATATTTATCATTTTCATTAGAGCTGGATAAAAATAAAGTATTTACAGAAGAGGAAATTAAGAAAACAGCCCAAATATGTATAAATGCAATGAAATAATTTTTTTAAACATTAATGAATGAATATTTATTTATTAATATAAGCAGAAATATATAGATATTTTAAAATTGAGGAGGCATATAGAGTGGTAGAAAAATTTATTTATATGATAAAAAAAATAACTAATGCAGCTAAGAAAAAAAAGATTTTGTTTATATCATTAAGTGTTGCAGTTATAGTTTTGTGTATAGTATATTCTGTATTTTCATCTAAAAATAAAACAAGTGAAAATGACACTAAAAAATATCCAGTAAAAATAATGCAGGTTAAAAGCGGAAGTTATCCTATGTCATTACAATATCAAGGGTTAACTGGAGGCAGTGAAGTCAGAAAGCTTTCTTTTAAAAGTTCAGCCAAAATTTCAAAAATATATGTAGCTAAAGGTCAGCATGTAAAAAAAGGTGACAAGCTAGTAGATCTAGATAAAAGTGATCTTAATTTTGCAGCAGAAGCTGCTAATGCTCAAGTATCTGCAGCTGCTGCACAATATGACAAAGCTGTGAATGGTGCACAGCAAGAAGATATAAACAAAGCTCAAATAGCAGTTAAAAATGCACAGGACGCAAATAATTATTATAAAGATTTGTATAACAAAAATCTAAAACTAAGTGAATCTGGTGCCATTTCAAAGCAGCAATTACAAGATGTTAAGTTACAATTAGATAATTCCCAGAATGCCTTAAATAGTGCTGAACAGAGTCTTCAACAGTTGCAAAATGGATCTAGACCAGAAGATAAACAAGCAACTTTAGACCAATTAAATCAGGCAAAAGCAGGTTATGAGGCAAAAAAAAGTATGTTGAATGATGCTTCTATGACTGCAGATATGGATGGCTATGTTGTTGATGTATTAGGTAAAGAAGGAGAAATGCAGCAAGCTGGCAGTCCTGTAATATTATTTAGAAGTGAAAAACAAGTTATTACAGTAGGTCTGTCAGAAGATGATGTAAAGAAAGTAAAAGTTGGGACAAAAGCACAAGTAAATATTGGCGATGATAAAGCACAAGGAGAAATTATAAATATAGTTCAATTAGCAGACAGCACATCTGGAACATATAGTGCTGAAATCAACATTACTACTCCTATAGACACTAGTAAGTATTATGTAGGTGAAACTTCCACAGTTTATATAGACATGGGACAGACAAATTCTATATCTATTCCCATTAACTCAGTTTTAAATGATGGAGAGGATTATGTTTATGTAGTTGAAAATGGACATGCTGTTAAAAAAAATATAACTTTAGGTGATAACAAAGAAGATAAAGTTTCAGTAGAAGGTTTGAAAGATGGAGACAAACTTATAATTGAAGGAATGAAAAATATAAAATCAGGGTACAAGGTTACAATTAAATAAAAGGAGACATATAATATGGGATTAATTAAAGCAGCTATAAAGAATAAAAAAATTGTATTATTTTTAGTAGCTATAATTATAGTCAGTGGATTTTACTGTTATAGTGGCATTTCAAAACAGGAAACTCCAGATGTTGGCTCTCCAGCAGCTATGATTACTACAGTTTATCCAGGTGCTTCACCTAGCGATATAGAAAAGTTAGTTACTAAAAAAGTGGAACAAAAAGCTGAAGAAATTGATGGGTGTGACTATGTACAATCTTATTCAGAAAGTAATGCATCAATAGTTATCA harbors:
- a CDS encoding efflux RND transporter periplasmic adaptor subunit; this encodes MIKKITNAAKKKKILFISLSVAVIVLCIVYSVFSSKNKTSENDTKKYPVKIMQVKSGSYPMSLQYQGLTGGSEVRKLSFKSSAKISKIYVAKGQHVKKGDKLVDLDKSDLNFAAEAANAQVSAAAAQYDKAVNGAQQEDINKAQIAVKNAQDANNYYKDLYNKNLKLSESGAISKQQLQDVKLQLDNSQNALNSAEQSLQQLQNGSRPEDKQATLDQLNQAKAGYEAKKSMLNDASMTADMDGYVVDVLGKEGEMQQAGSPVILFRSEKQVITVGLSEDDVKKVKVGTKAQVNIGDDKAQGEIINIVQLADSTSGTYSAEINITTPIDTSKYYVGETSTVYIDMGQTNSISIPINSVLNDGEDYVYVVENGHAVKKNITLGDNKEDKVSVEGLKDGDKLIIEGMKNIKSGYKVTIK